One genomic window of Streptococcus mitis includes the following:
- a CDS encoding helix-turn-helix domain-containing protein yields the protein MESKHYGEIVYKIRQDRNMSLKEAAGDAITPNNLSRFEKGLATVKVDTFFEILNRFNLDPADYAELLHIQDEHTQRLKQISNAISKDDIAKARQLLGEKSEWIDLIEYYTLKLATSKRSMRLGEFTPDELEAIHYLIDYILSIDTLYIRDFTIVLVLFLFEDKFFEVQFLEYLENLIVKGLDKFKYRTVDFARLYIQCGTSLVRTYSRYGYYDKAEKLIYKLKLILTQEAYTDIAINPLFHLNMYEVYNLLRQNNPKAIELANTLLHYIDAQNDLFPLPNMFYIKNSFIQEVQRLNETGIPFPTEDV from the coding sequence ATGGAATCAAAACACTATGGAGAAATCGTTTATAAAATCCGTCAAGATCGCAATATGAGCCTTAAAGAGGCTGCTGGAGATGCCATTACTCCCAACAACCTCAGTCGCTTTGAAAAAGGTTTAGCAACTGTCAAAGTCGATACTTTTTTTGAAATTTTGAACAGATTTAATTTAGATCCAGCAGACTATGCAGAATTGTTACATATTCAAGATGAGCATACTCAAAGATTAAAACAAATTTCCAATGCAATCAGTAAAGATGATATAGCTAAAGCCAGACAACTATTAGGGGAAAAAAGTGAATGGATAGATCTCATAGAATATTACACCCTAAAATTAGCCACTAGCAAACGTTCAATGAGATTGGGTGAATTCACTCCTGATGAACTAGAAGCTATTCATTACTTGATTGACTATATCTTAAGTATAGATACACTTTATATTCGTGATTTTACTATTGTTCTTGTTCTCTTTCTATTTGAAGATAAATTTTTTGAAGTACAATTCCTTGAATACCTCGAAAATCTAATCGTTAAAGGATTAGATAAGTTTAAATATAGAACTGTAGATTTTGCTCGCTTATATATTCAGTGTGGTACTAGCTTGGTGAGGACTTACTCTCGCTATGGCTACTATGACAAAGCTGAAAAACTCATCTATAAGTTAAAACTAATACTAACTCAAGAAGCCTACACTGACATTGCAATAAATCCCCTATTTCACTTAAACATGTATGAAGTATACAATCTACTTCGACAAAACAATCCTAAGGCTATTGAACTAGCTAATACTCTTCTTCATTACATTGATGCCCAGAACGACCTTTTCCCACTACCAAATATGTTTTATATAAAAAACTCATTTATCCAAGAGGTTCAACGACTAAATGAAACGGGTATTCCATTCCCTACGGAAGATGTATAA